The genomic region TTCGCGTCCGTAGCGCTCGTATACGTATTGCAGCACGCGCTCGCGGTCCCGATGCGCAAAGTCGATGTCGATATCGGGCGCTTCCTGCCGTTCTTCGGTGAGAAACCGCTCGAACAACAGCTGCATGCGAATGGGATCGACCGCCGTGATCCCCAGGCAGTAGCACACGGCGGAGTTGGCGGCGGATCCGCGTCCCTGGCAGAGAATGCCCTCACGACGCGCGAAGCGGACGATGTCCCAGACAATGAGAAAAAACCCCGCCATCTTGAGTTTCGCGATCATGCGCAACTCGTGCGACAGTTGCGCGCGCTGCTTTGCCTCGTAGTCGCGTCCCCAGCGTTCGTGGGCGCCCTGATCCACCAATCGGGTGAGATATTCGTCGGCCGAGATGCCGGGGGGGAGCGGGAACGCCGGCATGGACGGCTTGAGTTGTTGCAGGCGAAACGCGCACCGTTCGGCCACGGCGAGTGTGGCCTGCACGCCTTCTTCCGCGCCCTGCCAGCGCTTCAGGATCAAGGCGGGCGCCTTGAGCGTCCACTCGGCGTTGGGACGCAAGCGCGCCCCCATTTCATCGAGAGTGCGTTCGTGGCGCAGGGCGCAGAGCACATCGTGGATGATGCGACCTTCGGCGCGCGCGTAGTGCACGTCGTTGGTGACCACCCACGGGACACCCAGTCGCGCGGCCAGCGGGCGCAGGCGTCGCACCAGTACGCGTTCTTCCGGGAGCCGGTGATCCCAGCATTCGACGGCAAGATGTTCGCCGAACACATCGCGCAACTGACAGGCCGCGTGCCACGCGGCGTCGTCGCGTCCTTCGGCTAACAGTTGCGGCACCCACCCACGCGGACAACCGGTGAGCGCGAACACATCCTGCGCATGCTGCGCTACCAGGTCCCACGGCACATGCGGCGCACCGCGATCGGTGTGCATACGCGCATGCGTGACCAGCGACGCGATGTTGCGATACCCCTCGCGCGACTCGGCCAGCAGCACCAGGTGCGTGGTGCGCGTGCCGTACGTCTTGAATTCATCGGGCACGCGCACCGTGAGTTCGACGCCCAGAATGCCGCCAATGCCCACGGCGGCGCAGGCCGTGCCAAAGCGGACCACGCCCCCCATTTCGTCGTGGTCGGTGATGGCGAGTGCCGGGTACCCCAACTCGGCCGCCCGCTCCGCAAGGGTTTCGGGGGGCGATGCGCCATCAAGCAGCGAGAGGGCGGAATGGCAGTGCAGTTCCGCGTACGACGGGGCAGGGCGGGGCATAGTGCGGGTCGTGAATGAACCCGAAGATATACCGAAGCACTGGAAATGCCAACCACCCGGCACCTGGTGCCTTATGCCAGGGTACTGGCAGCGTGCTCGTCGACAAGAAATCGCTCATCGACCTCGGTGTCCTGCCGAATGCCGGGGGAGAGTGGCCACTGGGCCGCCTGCTCGATCACACCCATTCGCGGCCGGGTCTCGACGCCCTGAAGGGACTGCTGGCCGCGCCGCTTGATGATCCCGTCGACATCGCGATACGACAGCAACTGCTGCGTGCGCTGCCCGACGCCTTGCGCCATGTGCCATGGGCGTCGATGGTCGCGCTGGCCAAGGACGCCGACGCGTACCTCGATTCCAACTACATCATCTGCCCGGACACGCACGCCGCGTGCATGGTGTTTGGCCTGCGCTATCCGGTCATCGCCCGCTACATCGAATCCAAGCTCGTGGCCGTTTCGCAATTGCTCGCGATCTGTCGCGCAGTACACGACCGCATTGCCCTGCTTGGTGGAGACGCGTTGTTCAACGAGATCGCGGTCGCCATCGACACGGTGGTCTCGGATCCGCTGTGCCACGCATTGCGCGCGGCCGTCAATGCGCCCACCTCGCGTCGTCTTCGCTTGCGTGTACTCGACAAACACCTGCGTGTGCGCGCGCAGGATGCGATGCGCCGATTGATTGCGGCACTCTACCGACTGGATGCCTATGGTTCACTGGCCACGGCAGCCAGAGGGCCAGGGCTGTCGTATCCGGAGTTCGCCGCCGCTGACGCGGTTGGTTTTCGGGTTGAGGGTATCCGGCACCCGCTGCTTGCGCAGGGCGTGGTGAATGACGTTGACGTGTCGGGTCGTACGCGTGTCATGTTCTTGACGGGCCCCAACATGGCTGGCAAATCCACGCTGCTGCGCGCCATCGGGATTGTCGTGCATTTCGCGCATGTGGGTCTGCCCGTGCCCGCCGCGCGGGCAAGACTGCCTCGTGTTGACCGACTGATCTCATCCCTCCGCGTCGATGACAGCCTTGCACGGGGCGAGAGTCTCTATCTCGCGGAAGTGCGCCGGGTGAAGTCGGTGGTGAATGCGGTGGCGGACGACGCCGTGGTGGTGGCCTTACTCGACGAAGTGTTTCGGGGCACCAACGCAAAGGACGCGATTGATGCCACCGCCTTGCTGGTGGATGGTCTCGCGGAGGCGCCGGCCGGACTGTTCGTCATTGCGTCGCATTTGATAGAAGTCGCTGACGGCCGTGACGGCCACGCGGGGATCGGCCTCTGGTGCATGGCGGTTGATGACGCCGGCGGTCAGCACACGTTCACATACGCGCTCCGACGCGGTGTGTCGGATGTGCGCCTGGGGATGAAGCTGTTGGAGAGCGAGGGGGTCGCGGGGACGCTGCGTCGGCTTGCGCAACGCGGGTGACGGCGCCAACTACCAGCGGGCAATCAAAGAGGCCCGCGTTGATCTTCTGCCAGACCCGACGTCGCCGCCCCACGCCCGCCATGCCTTTCTCACATCGTCCCGCACACGCCCCGCCCCCGACCGTCACCGAAGTGCTTGAGGTGGCTGATCGCCTGACGCCGGAGCAACTGGATCGCGCGCCCTATGGCTTGATCCAGCTGGATGCCACCGGTCGCATCCTCAACTACAACGCCGTCGAGTCGACCCTCGCGTCCCTCACCCGCGATGAGGTGATCGGTCGACAATTCTTCACGGAGATCGCGCCGTGCACGAAAGTCCAGGAGTTTTACGGACGGTTCAAGGACGGGGTCATTCGCGAGTCACTCGATGTGAGCTTTCAGTTTCACTTTGCGTTCAAGCAGCACCCGCGCGACGTCACCGTACGGTTGCTCTATTCCAAGCGCAGCCGCACGGTGTGGGTCCTCATCGCGGATCACGAGGGAAAGCCAATCGTCGACTATTCCAGTAACACCAGCGTTTGACCGTCCGTATGCACCAGGCGCAGCACCTGCTCGCGCCCATCGCCGCCGGTGCTGGTATCAACCGCCGACACCTCGGCAATGGTGTGCGTCAGGTGCTGTCCGGTCAGCGCTGATGTCCCGAACATCAGGGACACGAGGCGCGTCGCCCGATCGTAGGTGGCGCCAACCAGCGGCAAGGAATGCCCCAGAATCTGGGCGCCCAGGTCGCGGGAATCGATCTCGACCGTGCATGGCCGACCCGTGTTCCGGTCGCTGAATGCCTTCAGTTCCGCGTCAAGCACGGCCATGTCGAAGGTGTGCGTGTGAGCGGTCGTTGACGGCCGCGTTCTCGCGGCGGCCAGCGTTCGCGCCGAACCTGGAACGCACAACACCGAGCATGGGGCGTGCCGCAGCAGTTCGGCCGCCACGCTGCCGAGGATCATCCGGCGCAGGAAACCGTAGCCATGCGTGGCGGTTACCACCAGATCGGCGTCCTTGTCGCGGATGACCTTGGTGAGTTCATCCGACGGATTGCCTTCCACCAGCACGTCCTCGACGGAAAACCCGTTGCGCGCGAGCATCTCGTGCAGCTGCGAGAATCCATGCAGCGCCTGGTTGCGATAGGCAATGGCGCGGTCCTGCAATCCCTGATCGGCCTTCGAGAACGGCGGGGCCACGTGGACCAGATAGATCACGGCATCGGACGCCACCAGCGTCAGCGCGACTTGCGCCGCGTACAGGCTGAACTCGCTGAAATCGGTGGCGATCACCACGCGGCGCGGGGCGGCCGTCAGCTTCGCTTCCGCCGCGAGCACTGGTGTATCACCCAGCTGCAGCAGTCGCAGCACAGTCTCACCCCCCAGTGCGCGCTGGATAGCCGCATGGCGACCGCGTCCAACCACAATGACGCGGGCCTTGTGATCCTGGGCGAACTCCACGATCTCGCGCGCCGGCTCTCCGGTGCGCACCATCACCGGCCAGTTCGAGGTCGGCGAGATCAGTCGGGTTTGCTGCGCCTTGAGCATTCCCTCCCGGCCTTCGCGAACCGCGAGATCGGTTTCGAGCGGAACGGGCATGGTATCAAACGCGTACATGGGCATCGCGAAGGGCATCACCGCGCTGACCACATGCACGACGGAGTTGGTGCGTTCAGCCAAGGCCTGCGCGGCCGGAAACGCGGCATCAGACTGCGGTGAAGTGTCGGACGCAATGACAATAGGACCGACAAGTTGCGGCGCCGGATGATACGCGGCAAACGTGTAGGGCTGTGAGCTGGTGGCGGTAGACATGGCGAATCTCCTGTCAGGAGTTCGGGACACGAACGGTGAATTGACGTGCTTGAATGAACGAAGGGCACTCCGGGGCGGGCACACCATCGGGTTTCACCTGACCGGGTGTAGCGTTCCCTGCCGCCAACGACGACCTGCCCGTACGTTTCCTGATCACTCCCTCTACCTGCCGGAATTCGTGATGATTCGCAGCGCCGTCACCGTCGCCATGGCGACGTTCATGCCAAGTGGCTCAGCCGTCGGCCGGAATGCCGCACTCAAGAGCACCCTGCCTGAGGCGCGTGAAGGCAGGCTCATCGACAGGCCGGTTCCGGGTGTTTCCGGCGTTGTGGCCCGCACTCTTGCCGTGCTCGCACTGCTCGCCACGGTCAACGTCAGGACCAGCGCACAGCAGGGACCGGTGACGGCGTTTACCGGTGCCACGCTCGTCGATGGCACCGATGGGGCGCCCGTGGCCAACGCGACGTTGTTGGTGCGCGATGGTCGCGTATTGGCGGCGGGGGCCGCATCGCGCGTGGCCATCCCAGTGGGCGCACAACGCACGCGACTTGATGGACGGGTGATCATTCCCGGGCTCATCAACGCGCACGGGCACGTGAATACTCCCGCCGACCTCGCCACCTACGCCGCCTATGGCATCACGACGGTGTTCTCGCTGGGTGGCGAACCCGCTTCGGTGTTCGCGGCGCGTGCCGGGCAGAATACGCCCGCACTCGATCGTGCGCGTGTGTATCTGGCGGGACCGGTGCTCACCCCCGCCACGCCGGCTGAAGCGCGCACGCAAGTGGCGGACGTCGCCGCGCAACGGGTGGACATTGTGAAAATCCGCGTGGACGACAATCTGGGAACGACGGTGAAGATGTCGCCCGATGTGTACCGCGCGGTGATTGCCGAAGCACACGGGCGCGGACTGCGCGTGGCGGTGCACGTGTACTATCTCGCCGATGCCATGGATGTGCTGGCGGCGGGCGCCGACTACATCGCGCACAGTGTGCGTGATGAGCCCGTGAATGCAGCATTCGTCGGCGCGCTGAAGGCGAATGGTGCCTGTTATTCGCCCACACTGATGCGCGAGGTTTCAACATTCGTTTACGAGTCGACACCGTCGTTCTTTGCCGACTCCCTGTTCCTCGCCCATGCCAACCGGCAGTGGATGTCTACGCTGCAGGAGCCGGCGCGTCAGGATGCCATGCGCACCAGTGTCAGCGCCCAGCGCTACAAGGCGCAGTTACCCGTCGCCAATCGCAACCTGAAAATGTTGTCGGATGCGGGAATACCCATCGCGATGGGCACCGATACCGGCCCGGTCGGGCGCTTTCAGGGCTACTTCGAACTCATGGAACTCGAACACATGGTGGACGCGGGACTCACGCCGCGTCAGGCGATGGCGGCGGCCACCCGCGACGCCGCGCGGTGCATGCACATCGATCGCGATGTCGGCACACTCGAGACCGGCAAGTGGGCCGACTTTGTGGTGCTGGATGCGTCCCCGCTGGAACGCATCAGCAATGTGCGTCGTATCCGGGCGGTGTATGTCGCCGGCAATCTGTTGCCACGCTAACGGCTACTTGGGAAAGCCCGCCGGCGAGATCGCCGGCATCAGTCGCAGCGCGTTCTGGTAGTACACCTTCTTGAGCACCACATCGGGCAGGTCAATCCCGTACAGCTTCCAGAAGGCGTGGTAGTCGCGATAGTAGTCGAAGTAGTCGTCACGCGTTTCGAACACGCGCCAGTAGTACGGATACTCCTCGGGCTGGAATGAATCCTTCCCGAACAGAATGCGGTCCTGGAACTTCACGAAGAAGTCATGCGCGGCGCGCGGCTGTCGGCCGATGTCGTACAGCACCGCACCGACTTCGCTGTACACGTTGGGCATTTCGGTGAGGAGTTTGCCGAAGGTGCCGAGGTCGTTGGCCTGCCACCCCAAGTGCGCCGTCACGAACGTGGTTTTCGGATTGTTGCGGAACAGATTGTTGCGCTCGGCCACCAAGGCTTCGAAGCTGGGGAACTTGTCCTGCGGATAGCGACGCTCGGGGAACAACGAAATCTCGAGCCACCGCTCGTTGGTGAGATCGGCCGGCTTGAAGAACTCCGCCGGATCGCCGGTGTGGATGAACACCGGCAGCTTGAGACGCGCGCAGGCCGCCCAGAACGGTGCGAGTTCCGGGTCGTCCAACTTGAGTCGGCTGCCATCGGGCTTCTTCGTGCTCAACCCAAAGCCTTTGCCGATCTCGCCGACACCAACGGCACCGGCCGCGACATCGGCTTCAAGCTGAGCAATGGCCTTCTCGGCCCAGCCAGGGCCCACGTTGCCGAAGTTCACGCCGGCCAGCACCCGCACACGGTCCTTCATCTTCGGGGAGACCTTGAGCGTGTCCATCACGCGCTTGAGGCGATCGCCCGACATGTTATCGGCGGCGATCATCATGCGGACATTGAGACTGTCCAGCGACGCGCCCAACTTGGCGAGCGTTTCGGTGGTGGCCAACAATCCCGCCGGATGGCCGTGAAAGTCGATGGCCGGGAACTTGGCGGTCTTCACCATCGTTGCCGGTGCCACGAGTGTGGACTTGGGCCGATAGTCGAGAATACTGGGCGCCGGCGTCTCGGGTCCGAGACACGAGCGTGGACGGACTTCCGTGGTGCCCGGCGGACATGCCTCGCCATCCTTGATGGTCGTGCCGCCGCGAAATCCACCTCCACCGCCGCGACCGGCGGGGGGTTGTGCGACCAGCGAAGTGGCGAGGCAAAGACCGGCGAACAAACCGGTGATCAGGGACGAGCGGCGCATCGAGGCTCCAGGGCGGCTTACGGAAGGAAATCGAACCCGTGAAATAGGCGCGATGACGCGCGCGATGTCGAGTCCGGCCCGTCCCTCAATCCACGATGAACAACCGGGCGCCCAGCGGTGACCGCGAGCGATGCGGCTCGACCTCGTCCGCCACCTGATAACTCATCCCGGGGGTCAGCGTGACGCACCGTCCGTCCGAAAGCTCCGTCTGCAACTCGCCCGCGAGACAGAGCAGAATATGCCCCTTCGCGCACCAATGGTCGGCCACATAACCGGCTGAATACTCCACCATCCTGACCCGCACGGCGCCAAAGTGCCGCGTGCGCCACTGTGCGATACCCGATGCACCCGGATGCTCGGTTGCCTGGACGTCGTCCCAGGTGACGGTGCCGAATGGAATATCCGTGAGGTGCATGGCGGTGGAGGAAGGTCGTGATGTCAGCGCAACGGCGAACGGTTCGGCGCGCCCACCGGCCCATCGAAATAGTCAATGATCTGGCGCGACACGCGACCGATCATGTCTTCTTCTTCCCCGAGGGATCCGGTGATGCCGTTGGTGAAGAACGCGATGATCACGGTGCCCGATCGTGCGTACACCATGCCGACATCGTTCGCGATCACCGGGCTGTCGCCGGTCTTGTGGGCCACCGGCACGTCCAGAAAATGCGGAATCCGACGTGCGCCGGCCTGCTGCCGCCGCATGATCGTTCGCATCGTGGCGGCACTCGCCGCCGAGGTCATCGTTCCGCGTTCGATGGCTTCCAGCAACCGACCAGTTTCGCGCGGATTCATGTCGCCCAGCCAGTAGGCATGATCCTGCACGGGCAGGCGATACCGGCCGTCCGCCAGAATCTTCTTGTTGGCCGGATCACGCACCATCGCCACCCACTTGGCCCGCTCGCCGGTGAAGAGTGATGCGTACAGGTCAAACAGCGGGTCGCCCTGCTGGGCGTATTGCAGTCCGGTGGTTTCTTCCGCGGTGAGCGTGTCGAACGCCGGGTTGACGAGCGCCAGGATCTTGCGACGGTAGACATGCCCGCGCGCCACCATGCTGAGGTGCGTAAACCCCGACGACCTGAGCCACGCGTTCAGGCTGTCCACGCCACCAACCTTTGTCACCATCAAGTCGGTGGCGACGTTGTCGCTGGTGATCACCATCTCGGTGATCAAGTCACGGATGGTTGGCGTCTGCCCGAGGTCATGGTACTGCAAGACGCCCGAGCCGTCACGCAAATCGGCGCGTCGGATCTGCACCCGTTCATCGAGGTTGAGTTTCTGCTGATCAACCAATTGGAACGCGCGCACCATGATGGTCAGCTTGATGATGCTGGCGCTGCTGAACGCATCGTCGGCGTTGACCGTGGCCTCTTCGCCGGTGGTGAGGTGCTTGACGTACACGCCGGCCCGCGCGGGAAACCGGGACAGTTCCGTTTCCAGCAGTCGCGTCAGCCCGCTCTTCGCTGGTTGCGCCGAGACTGCGACAGCGGTCAGCGCCAGGCAGAGTGCGGTGTGCAGCGTGTGGCGAAGGGCGACGTGACGCATGGCGAGTACAGCTCCCGTGTGGGGGCGATGGGCATGGGGCGCAGCCAAAGGCGGCTTCCGAAAGCTGCGGCGCACGATGACACATCGCTAGGCTGAGGGACGTGCGACGGTGCGCGCAGCAGAGTGACGTCCGTGTCTCAATCGTACCACCCCTGCACAAACCACTGCATGGGCGCGGCAATCGCACTCGTCACCGCGGACTCGCCATACACCAGCAGTTCCCCTTCGCCCTCGGCGTCACACCGCCAGTAGTCGCGCGCAAACGCATCGGCGCGCCACCAATCGCCGCTTAATCGGTCCGGTCCATCGGCGTGGGCAATCGACAACCGGCGTCCCCGCCACCACACGGCGGCGGGCACACCGCGTGGCGCTTCGACATCCACCACTTCGGGTGTGTCGAGTAATCGCAGCACGGCGGGCGCGTTGACCGTATCTGCGATAATGTCAGGTGATGCGGCAGGCACCGGCGCGGCGGCTTGCGCCATCGCATCGGCGCTGGTCCACTGTCCGGTGGCTTCCGGTTTGTGCCCGTCACCCGCCACGGCGCGTACCACCACATCGCCCGCGTTGTCCGGATCGAGCGCGGCCCGCAAGCGCGCGAACACCGACTCGGCGTTCATGGCGGCGTCGCGCCATGAAGGCACCAGCAGATCGCCCTGATCGGCGGCCAGTGGTGTGGTGGCCGGAATCCCACCGTGATGCCAATGATCAGTGCCGGGATCACCTAACGCCCGCTAAACGCGCGACATGATCGAACAGGGGCTCGAGTCGCGCCAGCGGTCGCGCCGGACGCACTTCGCGCGTGATGCTGCGTTGTGGAATGGACAGCAGCGATGAGGCCTCAACGGTTTCGCGCGGTGCCCGCAGCACTGGCGGTGTGGTGCCGATGCCGGTGCGCGCCGCCGCCATCGGCGCAT from Gemmatimonadaceae bacterium harbors:
- a CDS encoding amidohydrolase family protein, which encodes MIRSAVTVAMATFMPSGSAVGRNAALKSTLPEAREGRLIDRPVPGVSGVVARTLAVLALLATVNVRTSAQQGPVTAFTGATLVDGTDGAPVANATLLVRDGRVLAAGAASRVAIPVGAQRTRLDGRVIIPGLINAHGHVNTPADLATYAAYGITTVFSLGGEPASVFAARAGQNTPALDRARVYLAGPVLTPATPAEARTQVADVAAQRVDIVKIRVDDNLGTTVKMSPDVYRAVIAEAHGRGLRVAVHVYYLADAMDVLAAGADYIAHSVRDEPVNAAFVGALKANGACYSPTLMREVSTFVYESTPSFFADSLFLAHANRQWMSTLQEPARQDAMRTSVSAQRYKAQLPVANRNLKMLSDAGIPIAMGTDTGPVGRFQGYFELMELEHMVDAGLTPRQAMAAATRDAARCMHIDRDVGTLETGKWADFVVLDASPLERISNVRRIRAVYVAGNLLPR
- a CDS encoding DHCW motif cupin fold protein, producing MHLTDIPFGTVTWDDVQATEHPGASGIAQWRTRHFGAVRVRMVEYSAGYVADHWCAKGHILLCLAGELQTELSDGRCVTLTPGMSYQVADEVEPHRSRSPLGARLFIVD
- a CDS encoding universal stress protein, encoding MSTATSSQPYTFAAYHPAPQLVGPIVIASDTSPQSDAAFPAAQALAERTNSVVHVVSAVMPFAMPMYAFDTMPVPLETDLAVREGREGMLKAQQTRLISPTSNWPVMVRTGEPAREIVEFAQDHKARVIVVGRGRHAAIQRALGGETVLRLLQLGDTPVLAAEAKLTAAPRRVVIATDFSEFSLYAAQVALTLVASDAVIYLVHVAPPFSKADQGLQDRAIAYRNQALHGFSQLHEMLARNGFSVEDVLVEGNPSDELTKVIRDKDADLVVTATHGYGFLRRMILGSVAAELLRHAPCSVLCVPGSARTLAAARTRPSTTAHTHTFDMAVLDAELKAFSDRNTGRPCTVEIDSRDLGAQILGHSLPLVGATYDRATRLVSLMFGTSALTGQHLTHTIAEVSAVDTSTGGDGREQVLRLVHTDGQTLVLLE
- a CDS encoding amidohydrolase family protein, with translation MRRSSLITGLFAGLCLATSLVAQPPAGRGGGGGFRGGTTIKDGEACPPGTTEVRPRSCLGPETPAPSILDYRPKSTLVAPATMVKTAKFPAIDFHGHPAGLLATTETLAKLGASLDSLNVRMMIAADNMSGDRLKRVMDTLKVSPKMKDRVRVLAGVNFGNVGPGWAEKAIAQLEADVAAGAVGVGEIGKGFGLSTKKPDGSRLKLDDPELAPFWAACARLKLPVFIHTGDPAEFFKPADLTNERWLEISLFPERRYPQDKFPSFEALVAERNNLFRNNPKTTFVTAHLGWQANDLGTFGKLLTEMPNVYSEVGAVLYDIGRQPRAAHDFFVKFQDRILFGKDSFQPEEYPYYWRVFETRDDYFDYYRDYHAFWKLYGIDLPDVVLKKVYYQNALRLMPAISPAGFPK
- a CDS encoding serine hydrolase encodes the protein MRHVALRHTLHTALCLALTAVAVSAQPAKSGLTRLLETELSRFPARAGVYVKHLTTGEEATVNADDAFSSASIIKLTIMVRAFQLVDQQKLNLDERVQIRRADLRDGSGVLQYHDLGQTPTIRDLITEMVITSDNVATDLMVTKVGGVDSLNAWLRSSGFTHLSMVARGHVYRRKILALVNPAFDTLTAEETTGLQYAQQGDPLFDLYASLFTGERAKWVAMVRDPANKKILADGRYRLPVQDHAYWLGDMNPRETGRLLEAIERGTMTSAASAATMRTIMRRQQAGARRIPHFLDVPVAHKTGDSPVIANDVGMVYARSGTVIIAFFTNGITGSLGEEEDMIGRVSRQIIDYFDGPVGAPNRSPLR
- a CDS encoding PAS domain-containing protein, translated to MPFSHRPAHAPPPTVTEVLEVADRLTPEQLDRAPYGLIQLDATGRILNYNAVESTLASLTRDEVIGRQFFTEIAPCTKVQEFYGRFKDGVIRESLDVSFQFHFAFKQHPRDVTVRLLYSKRSRTVWVLIADHEGKPIVDYSSNTSV